In a genomic window of Nitrospirota bacterium:
- the pilO gene encoding type 4a pilus biogenesis protein PilO translates to MKLPAVNLDLLRSIPLVQKVGLLVMVLAGIIVGFYYYVAEPKSTEIAALQGEIGGLDTQIQTLTIKVRHLDELIAANKQLEIELAKKKERLPPEEEAVMLLKQVSDLGIRLGLDIKLWKPSAKTEDPSKLFVKMPVNVEVSGGYHTAALFFDRINALPRIVTVSGLKMGAPKVERGRFVTQTVFDLVAYAAPEEVKLAAAVPASPQKK, encoded by the coding sequence ATGAAGCTACCTGCTGTAAATCTTGACCTCTTGCGGTCGATCCCATTGGTTCAGAAGGTGGGGCTTTTAGTGATGGTTCTCGCCGGGATTATCGTGGGCTTCTACTATTATGTCGCTGAGCCAAAGTCTACGGAGATCGCAGCGCTCCAGGGGGAGATTGGCGGGCTCGACACTCAGATTCAAACATTGACCATTAAAGTCAGGCATCTTGATGAACTCATTGCTGCCAACAAGCAACTTGAGATCGAACTCGCGAAAAAGAAAGAGCGATTGCCGCCTGAAGAGGAGGCAGTGATGTTGCTCAAGCAGGTATCAGATCTAGGGATTCGTCTTGGGCTTGACATTAAGCTGTGGAAACCCAGTGCCAAGACCGAAGATCCATCGAAACTATTTGTCAAGATGCCGGTCAATGTCGAGGTCTCTGGTGGCTACCATACCGCGGCCTTGTTTTTCGACCGAATCAACGCATTGCCAAGAATTGTGACCGTATCCGGCCTTAAGATGGGAGCTCCAAAGGTTGAGAGGGGGCGGTTTGTCACCCAAACGGTGTTTGACCTTGTTGCCTATGCGGCGCCAGAGGAAGTCAAGCTGGCTGCGGCGGTTCCTGCGAGCCCTCAGAAAAAATAG
- a CDS encoding PilN domain-containing protein: MIRINLLPGPKGHKAKPQYDVRAQALLGVGVLFITLAGCWWYSAALDEEITARQAEKLDKEKQVAQLKEQVKQVSDFESRKKVLEDKNRIIDELEKSRVGPVKVLDHVSQSLEPLKVWLVRVAVTANEIELEGRAATNDDVVEFVNNLRRTDYFTNINLQESRAAVENQLNIYQFKLGFRLKG, encoded by the coding sequence ATGATTCGCATTAATTTACTGCCTGGACCCAAGGGGCACAAGGCCAAGCCTCAGTATGATGTCAGGGCACAGGCGTTGTTGGGTGTAGGCGTGTTGTTTATCACCCTCGCAGGGTGCTGGTGGTATTCGGCGGCACTCGATGAAGAGATCACCGCACGGCAGGCCGAAAAGCTTGACAAGGAAAAGCAAGTTGCACAACTGAAGGAGCAAGTGAAGCAGGTTTCCGATTTCGAGAGTCGGAAGAAAGTCCTGGAAGACAAAAACCGAATTATCGACGAATTGGAAAAGTCGCGTGTCGGCCCTGTCAAGGTGCTCGACCATGTCAGCCAGAGCCTAGAACCGCTGAAGGTGTGGCTCGTGAGAGTGGCGGTCACTGCAAACGAGATCGAGCTTGAAGGTCGTGCGGCAACCAATGACGATGTGGTGGAATTCGTGAACAACCTGCGCCGGACCGACTATTTCACGAATATCAATCTCCAAGAGAGCCGAGCGGCGGTGGAGAATCAACTCAATATCTATCAGTTCAAACTGGGCTTCCGTCTCAAAGGTTAA